GGGCTTGATAAAATAATTGCCGCTGATGTACAGGTAATATGGCAAACAGGTAAGTTTTATTATAAAAGCATATTAGAACAATTGGGCAGCAATGTTAACCCCAATATATGCGTAGTGGAATTTTTAAACCGTATGGACCTGGCCTATGCCGCTGCCGATGTGATCATATCGCGGGCAGGTGCGGGTACTATTGCCGAGTTGTGCGTGGTTAAAAAGCCGGTGATACTGGTGCCATCGCCAAACGTGTCCGAAGATCATCAAACAAAAAACGCGCTGGCCCTGGTGCAGGAAACAGCGGCTGTATTTGTTGCAGATAGGGATGCGGAAGTAAAACTGATAGATAAAGCATTAGAATTATTAAAAGATAAAGATTTACAAAAAAAATTAAGCAATAACATAGCTAAGCTGGCATTGCCACAAGCTGATGAAGTAATTGCCAAAGAGGTTATCCAAATAACAATCAACAATTAAACTGGCTAATCTCCCGTTGTCACGGGGGATAGCCTTTTTTTAAGGGTTTGGTTATTGGTTGATTGGATGAATAGAGAGTTTTAAGTATAAGATAGATCAGAGAGTAGTAATTAGAGAATAGAAAAAAATATAGGCAGGCTGATATGATGAAAGGGGTGCTTGTAACCATTCACCCAATCAACATAATCAACCACTCACTAAAGACAATGGAATTAAAAAGCGTACAACGGGTTTATTTGGTAGGCATAGGGGGCATAGGCATGAGCGGCCTTGCACGCTATTTCCACCATTTAGGTTGCGTTGTATGTGGCTATGATAAAACCCATACTGCCTTAACAGACGAGTTGCATAACGAGGGCATCCCGGTAGTTTTTGAAGATAGGCAAGATTGGATACCGCTAAGTTTTCAGCAACCATGCGACGGTACGTTGATCATTTACACGCCGGCTATTCCTAAGGACTCGGTAATATTAAACTATTTCCAAAAGCGTGACTTCGAAATGCAAAAGCGCTCGCAGGTTTTAGGGCTTATCAGCAGGGGCATGTTTACTATAGCCGTTGCCGGTACACATGGTAAAACCACTACATCGGGTATGATAGCGCATATCCTTAAAGATTCGGGTAAAGATTGCTCGGCATTTTTAGGTGGTATATCATCCAACTATCAAACCAACGTGCTGTATGGTAAAAATGATATTGTAGTGGTTGAGGCTGACGAATACGATCGTTCGTTTTTAACCCTGAACCCTGATATCGCTATCATTACATCGATGGATGCCGACCACCTGGACATATATGGCGACCATTCGCAGTTAGAAGAGTCGTTCCGCCTGTTTGCGTCGCAAATTAAGCCGGGCGGGGTACTTATCTACCATAAAGGTTTACCATTGGGCGATGGCTTTACTTACGCCATGAACCAGGAAGCTGGCGCTATGGCAACAAATGTGCGTATAGAGGATGGCAGCTTTTATTTTGATTTTAATGATGGCAGTACTAGTATACCTAACATACGTATGGGTATTGCCGGCCTTCACAATATAGAGAATGCTACTGCAGCCATTGAGGCGGCCTTGCACGTAGAAGTGCCTGCCGAGGCTATACGCGAAGCATTAGGCTCGTTTAAAGGGATTAAACGCAGGTTTGAATACATCGTGAGGACTAAGGAACATATTTATATTGATGACTACGCGCATCACCCCGAAGAATTGCGGGCGGCGATAACATCTGTAAGGAAGCTGTATCCGGCTAAAAAACTGACAGTAATATTTCAGCCGCATTTGTTTACCCGTACACGCGATTTTGTGGACGGATTTGCCGAGGTATTGGACATGGCCGATGAGCTGCTGCTGCTGGATATTTACCCCGCCCGCGAATTACCTATTGAGGGGGTGGACAGCAACATGATTTTGAGCCGCATGCAATTGGCCAACAAGCGCATTGTGGGTAAGGACGAAAGCATACAGATAATAAAGAATGAAAGACCCGAATTGCTGTTAACAGTAGGTGCGGGTGATATTGATACTTTGGTTAAACCTTTAAAACAAGCCCTGGAGTATGTTTAAAAAGAACATATGGAAACCACTGTTAATAGGTTTGGGTTGGGCAACTACCCTTACCGGCCTGGTGGTGCTGATGAGTTTTATCGAAGTTAAAAAGGCTGAAGTGGTTTGCAAGGCGGTAAAGGTATATATACCCGGTAACCAGTATTTTATTGACAGGCAGGAGGTTGATAATATTTTGCAAATGAGCAGCCATACCTTAATAGGCCGCCGAATGGAGAATATTGATATACATGCTTTAGAAACTAAATTAAAAAACAACCCCTTTGTGGAGTTTGCCAAGGTATATATGGATATGGACGGCACCCTGCAGGTTGAGGTTAGCCAGCGCCAGCCTATACTACGGGTAATGAACCGCTTTGATCAGGATTTTTATGTAGACCAGCATGGGTTAAAAATGCCGCTATCGCAAAACTTCACCGCAAGGGTATTGGTGGCCAATGGTTTTATAGACGAATTGTTTGCCAATAAGGTTGATTCGCTGCACTCGGCTTTGGCGAAAGACATTTTTAAAACGGCGGATTTTATTCGTAAAGACTCGTTGTGGGATGCGCAAATAGCGCAGATATATGTAAACCAGGATCATGAACTGGAGTTAATACCCCGGGTAGGGAATCAAAGGATATTACTGGGCAATGCCGATTCGCTTGGCCTTAAGTTTAGTAACCTTAAAATATTTTACAAAAAAGCATTGCCGATGGTTGGCTGGGATGCTTACAAGGTCATCAATATAAAATACGCCAACCAGGTTGTAGGCATAAAGAACGAAACGCTAATGGACTCGCTTAAACGCATAGAAACGTTAAAAGCTGATTCGTTAAAACGCATAGTGGTTAAGAAAGATACACTGGACAAGGCAGACGACATGCCTATAATGGAAAGCACAGATAAAAAGACATCTATTAAAAATTAATTTATATGGACAAAAGTTCAACACAAGAAAAAAGTTCGCCAATTGTAGTAGGCCTTGATATAGGAACCACTAAAATTTGCGCAATTGTTGGCCGCAGAAGCAAGAACGGCAAAATTGAGGTTTT
This portion of the Inquilinus sp. KBS0705 genome encodes:
- a CDS encoding UDP-N-acetylmuramate--L-alanine ligase; protein product: MELKSVQRVYLVGIGGIGMSGLARYFHHLGCVVCGYDKTHTALTDELHNEGIPVVFEDRQDWIPLSFQQPCDGTLIIYTPAIPKDSVILNYFQKRDFEMQKRSQVLGLISRGMFTIAVAGTHGKTTTSGMIAHILKDSGKDCSAFLGGISSNYQTNVLYGKNDIVVVEADEYDRSFLTLNPDIAIITSMDADHLDIYGDHSQLEESFRLFASQIKPGGVLIYHKGLPLGDGFTYAMNQEAGAMATNVRIEDGSFYFDFNDGSTSIPNIRMGIAGLHNIENATAAIEAALHVEVPAEAIREALGSFKGIKRRFEYIVRTKEHIYIDDYAHHPEELRAAITSVRKLYPAKKLTVIFQPHLFTRTRDFVDGFAEVLDMADELLLLDIYPARELPIEGVDSNMILSRMQLANKRIVGKDESIQIIKNERPELLLTVGAGDIDTLVKPLKQALEYV